The following are encoded together in the Bacillus cereus group sp. RP43 genome:
- a CDS encoding ABC transporter ATP-binding protein codes for MEVRNTEKKKGNWRQFLRLIQDTNPPKGILIFALLMSLLSTGASLFIPMLTKGLVDNFSLSSISTGQIVGLIAFFIIQTIAAGLSIYLLNYIGQKIVAGLRERLWKKVLILPVSYYDQNRTGDTISRMTNDTGVVKTLISEHLSNLLTGGISIIGSLIVLFVLDWKMTILLLTVIPLSVLILVPLGRKMYKISKALQDETASFTSVLTQVLSEIRLVKSSNTEKREYETGNTGIQKLLRFGLKEGKVQALISPVMSFVLMALLVIIVGYGGMRVSSGALTTGELVAFILYLVQIIMPMSQLSMFFTQFQKAIGATERINTILEYEVEDHETGMNVTNAKQPIVIENVNFEYNEKEKVLKNIDFTIESGKVTAIVGPSGSGKTTLFSLLERFYEPTSGFIKLGKEPITAYSLQSWRRQIGYVSQDSPLIDGTIRDNICYGVEGEVTDEEIEKVAAMAYVDAFIHDLPSGYETEVGERGVKLSGGQRQRIAIARALLRNPQILMLDEATSSLDSKSESVVQKALNNLMKGRTTLVIAHRLSTVVDADKIIFIEKGNLTGSGSHDELLRTHDMYREFAMQQLKIKEGAL; via the coding sequence ATGGAAGTTAGGAATACAGAAAAGAAAAAAGGGAATTGGAGGCAGTTTTTACGTCTTATTCAAGATACAAATCCACCGAAAGGCATTCTTATTTTTGCATTATTAATGAGCTTACTTTCTACTGGAGCGAGTTTGTTTATTCCAATGCTGACAAAAGGTTTAGTTGATAATTTTTCACTTTCTTCAATTAGTACGGGACAAATTGTTGGATTAATTGCATTCTTTATTATTCAAACAATTGCTGCGGGATTGTCTATTTATTTACTGAATTATATTGGACAAAAAATTGTGGCTGGACTTAGGGAACGATTGTGGAAAAAGGTACTTATTTTACCAGTGTCTTATTATGATCAAAACAGAACGGGAGATACAATTAGTCGTATGACGAATGATACAGGTGTTGTTAAAACATTAATTTCTGAGCATTTGTCAAACTTATTAACAGGCGGTATCTCAATTATTGGGTCATTAATTGTATTATTTGTTTTAGACTGGAAAATGACAATTTTACTTTTAACGGTTATTCCATTATCGGTACTAATTTTAGTTCCACTTGGACGGAAAATGTATAAGATTTCAAAAGCACTTCAAGATGAAACAGCTTCGTTTACAAGTGTGTTAACACAAGTATTGTCAGAAATTCGTTTAGTGAAATCTTCAAATACGGAAAAAAGAGAATATGAAACAGGGAATACAGGTATCCAAAAATTATTGCGATTTGGTTTGAAAGAAGGAAAAGTGCAAGCATTAATTTCACCAGTTATGTCGTTTGTTTTAATGGCATTACTTGTTATTATCGTAGGGTATGGTGGAATGCGAGTTTCTAGCGGTGCATTAACAACAGGTGAACTTGTAGCATTTATTTTGTATTTGGTTCAAATTATTATGCCAATGAGTCAGTTATCTATGTTCTTTACTCAGTTCCAAAAAGCAATTGGTGCAACCGAAAGAATTAATACGATTTTAGAATATGAAGTAGAAGATCATGAAACAGGTATGAATGTTACAAATGCGAAGCAGCCGATCGTTATTGAAAATGTGAATTTTGAGTATAACGAAAAAGAGAAAGTGTTGAAAAATATCGACTTCACGATTGAATCTGGAAAAGTAACAGCGATTGTAGGACCAAGTGGTAGCGGGAAAACAACTTTATTCTCGCTGTTAGAACGTTTTTATGAGCCAACTAGTGGTTTCATAAAATTAGGGAAAGAACCAATTACAGCATATTCATTACAGTCATGGCGACGTCAAATTGGTTACGTTTCACAAGATAGTCCGTTAATTGATGGAACGATTCGCGATAATATTTGCTACGGTGTTGAGGGTGAAGTGACGGATGAAGAAATTGAAAAAGTAGCGGCGATGGCGTATGTTGATGCGTTTATTCATGATTTACCAAGTGGGTACGAAACAGAAGTTGGAGAGCGTGGTGTGAAGCTTTCTGGAGGGCAAAGACAACGAATTGCGATTGCTCGAGCATTACTACGAAATCCGCAAATCCTTATGTTAGATGAAGCGACTTCAAGTCTTGATAGTAAATCGGAATCGGTTGTTCAGAAAGCATTAAATAACTTAATGAAAGGTAGAACGACTTTAGTTATCGCACATAGACTTTCTACTGTTGTAGATGCAGATAAAATTATCTTTATTGAAAAAGGGAATCTTACAGGAAGTGGCTCACATGATGAGTTATTACGGACACATGACATGTACCGTGAATTTGCAATGCAACAATTGAAAATTAAAGAAGGAGCATTATAG
- the hitR gene encoding envelope stress response regulator transcription factor HitR encodes MIPKILIVDDDPHIRELVSVFLEREGFQTYEAVDGLDALRKIEEVKVDMAILDIMMPNMDGFDLCYELRKYYDIPILMLTAKGETSQKIKGFHLGTDDYLVKPFDPLELVVRVKALLKRYQITVSQSIQVGNVLLNRKTFEVNAGEQTVTLPLKEFELLFTLGSKAGRTCSREQLIEDVWGYDFEGNERTLDVHINRLREKFQEELSKFSIRTIRGLGYRLEVSK; translated from the coding sequence TTGATACCTAAAATTTTAATTGTAGATGATGATCCGCACATTAGAGAACTTGTTTCTGTATTTTTGGAACGAGAAGGTTTTCAAACATATGAGGCCGTTGATGGATTAGATGCTCTTCGAAAAATAGAAGAAGTGAAAGTCGATATGGCGATTCTTGATATTATGATGCCGAATATGGATGGATTTGATTTGTGTTATGAATTAAGAAAATATTATGATATCCCAATTCTTATGCTGACTGCTAAAGGTGAAACATCTCAAAAGATAAAAGGATTTCACCTTGGAACAGATGATTATCTTGTGAAACCATTTGATCCTTTAGAATTAGTTGTGAGAGTAAAGGCTTTATTGAAACGTTACCAAATTACAGTATCGCAATCTATTCAAGTTGGGAATGTACTGTTAAATCGTAAAACATTTGAAGTTAACGCGGGAGAACAAACGGTGACGCTGCCGCTAAAAGAATTTGAGTTGCTCTTTACATTAGGATCTAAAGCGGGAAGAACTTGTTCAAGAGAGCAATTAATTGAAGACGTATGGGGATATGATTTTGAAGGGAATGAACGCACGCTAGACGTTCATATTAATCGGTTGCGTGAAAAGTTTCAAGAAGAGCTATCGAAGTTTAGTATAAGGACGATAAGGGGCTTAGGGTATCGCTTAGAGGTAAGTAAATGA
- a CDS encoding alpha/beta hydrolase, producing MQTNKHSEKETIIFIHGLVGNRRAFKKEHKRFSASYNIITYDLLGHGDDKGEAIDFSIQRLVDQLLNLYEKEGIKKAHICALSYGCYISTTFAQMHPEKVLSICHIGGHYNNPSRLYNVFQNFWEKRGDEYSSWLSQYASTIFPSGILRANPFAVISRNIYYRFGLQLHSSIIAESLRHRLEFDLKSKLKALPHPILWVMGEHDHLYKSCLFDLKSILPNVLYKEIPLAGHAANLFRPNYFHDLYAKFLHGQLT from the coding sequence TTGCAAACAAATAAACATTCCGAAAAGGAAACAATCATTTTTATTCATGGATTAGTTGGAAATCGTCGCGCCTTCAAAAAAGAGCATAAACGATTTTCTGCATCCTACAACATTATAACTTATGACTTATTAGGTCACGGCGACGATAAAGGAGAAGCTATCGACTTTTCAATACAGCGCCTCGTAGATCAATTATTGAACTTGTATGAAAAAGAGGGAATTAAAAAGGCTCATATTTGTGCTCTAAGCTATGGCTGTTATATCTCTACGACATTTGCACAAATGCACCCAGAAAAAGTATTGAGCATTTGTCATATTGGTGGACATTATAATAACCCTTCTCGTTTATATAATGTTTTTCAGAATTTTTGGGAAAAACGCGGTGATGAATATTCATCTTGGCTTTCTCAGTATGCTAGTACTATTTTTCCAAGTGGAATACTAAGGGCAAATCCGTTCGCTGTTATTTCACGAAATATTTATTACCGTTTCGGATTACAATTACACTCGTCCATTATTGCTGAGTCATTACGACACCGCTTAGAATTCGACTTGAAATCTAAATTAAAAGCACTTCCCCATCCTATATTATGGGTGATGGGAGAACATGATCATCTCTATAAATCTTGTCTCTTTGATTTGAAGTCCATTCTTCCGAACGTTTTATATAAAGAAATTCCATTAGCAGGTCATGCAGCAAACTTATTCCGTCCAAACTATTTTCATGATTTATATGCTAAGTTTTTGCATGGACAATTGACATAA
- the entFM gene encoding enterotoxin EntFM, which produces MKKVIAGLAAASVVGVAVPGMDSAHAQVSNDALKEINGQTQTQTQTTVTETKKVETTSELKYTVTADVLNVRSGAGTGHDVISKVKAGQVLQVIGQENGWFKVSVNGQTGYVSGDFVTTGGNKGTTVQQGTGTYTVNVSSLNVRTGPSASHTVLGSVNKGKTVQVVGEVQDWFKINFNGGTGYVSKDFVTKGGSAVSNETQQPTTNNNNTTTVQTGGSYVVNTGALKVRTGPATYNPVIGGVTNGTVLNVTGAENGWYKINHNGRTGYVSADFVKFVKGGVNNVVTGGNEGTNQVQKPTAPTGGDTSSIAGFARSLNGSPYRTAGTTPAGFDCSGFIHYVLNQTGHSGARQTVAGYWSSKTKTSNPQPGDLVYFQNTYKSGPSHMGVYLGNGQFISAETDATGVRISSVSNSYWSKHILGYTKAY; this is translated from the coding sequence ATGAAAAAAGTAATCGCAGGTTTAGCAGCAGCATCTGTAGTAGGCGTAGCAGTTCCAGGAATGGATTCTGCCCATGCACAAGTTTCAAATGATGCGCTAAAAGAAATTAATGGACAAACACAAACTCAAACTCAAACGACTGTAACTGAAACAAAAAAGGTAGAAACAACTTCTGAATTAAAATACACGGTGACAGCTGATGTATTAAATGTACGTTCAGGTGCTGGTACAGGACATGACGTTATTTCTAAAGTAAAAGCAGGTCAAGTACTTCAAGTAATTGGACAAGAAAACGGTTGGTTCAAAGTTAGTGTAAATGGTCAAACAGGTTATGTAAGTGGGGACTTCGTAACAACTGGTGGCAATAAAGGAACTACTGTTCAACAAGGAACAGGTACTTACACAGTAAACGTTTCTTCACTAAACGTACGTACAGGCCCAAGTGCATCTCATACTGTTTTAGGTTCTGTAAATAAAGGGAAAACAGTTCAAGTTGTAGGTGAAGTTCAAGATTGGTTTAAAATTAACTTCAATGGTGGAACTGGATACGTAAGTAAAGACTTCGTAACAAAAGGTGGTTCAGCTGTATCTAACGAAACACAGCAACCAACTACAAACAACAACAATACTACTACAGTTCAAACTGGTGGTTCATATGTTGTTAATACAGGAGCTTTAAAAGTACGTACAGGTCCAGCTACATATAACCCTGTAATTGGTGGGGTAACAAACGGTACAGTATTAAACGTTACTGGCGCTGAAAATGGTTGGTATAAAATTAACCATAACGGCCGTACAGGTTACGTAAGTGCAGACTTTGTGAAGTTTGTAAAAGGCGGAGTGAACAATGTAGTTACTGGTGGTAACGAAGGTACTAATCAAGTACAAAAACCAACAGCACCAACAGGTGGAGATACATCTTCAATCGCTGGATTCGCTAGATCATTAAATGGTTCACCATACAGAACTGCTGGTACAACACCTGCTGGTTTTGACTGCAGTGGATTCATTCACTACGTATTAAATCAAACTGGTCATTCAGGCGCTCGTCAAACAGTTGCTGGATACTGGAGCTCTAAAACAAAAACTAGCAATCCACAACCAGGTGATTTAGTATACTTCCAAAATACTTATAAATCAGGTCCTTCTCACATGGGCGTTTATTTAGGTAATGGACAGTTCATCAGTGCAGAAACTGACGCAACTGGTGTACGCATTAGCTCTGTAAGCAACTCTTACTGGAGTAAGCACATTTTAGGTTACACAAAAGCATACTAA
- the hitS gene encoding envelope stress sensor histidine kinase HitS, with protein MRQRKRMSKVKMLKVIGAIIALFSFLTIIWSIAFFVSSSIMKAFEINVSPFVTFLISDMVGFVFIVLIWTLIGILMRPKREAMIWSIIEPIQKITKGDFSVKIRNEEKYDGEIGVLVKSINDMTDELNAMEKLRQEFVSNVSHEIQSPLTSIKGFARALQDNNLSEEKRKHYLTIIETETTRLSKLSQNLLKLTLLESEEYVPERVTYRLDQQLKQVVLNSEPLWDEKEIELDLDLEKVHIIADQESMSQVWINLIHNSIKFTPSSGTITIQLKEHEGFVEVCIHDTGIGMSEEQKQHIFERFYKADSSRNRAYGGSGLGLAIVKKVLDLHQGEIKAESEEGNGTKFIVRIPNYEEK; from the coding sequence ATGAGACAAAGAAAAAGAATGAGTAAGGTGAAGATGTTAAAAGTAATAGGGGCGATAATAGCGCTCTTTTCTTTTCTAACAATAATTTGGTCTATAGCATTTTTTGTATCGTCCAGTATAATGAAAGCTTTTGAAATAAACGTATCTCCTTTTGTTACGTTTCTAATTAGTGATATGGTGGGCTTTGTTTTTATTGTTCTTATTTGGACATTAATCGGAATTTTAATGAGACCGAAGCGAGAGGCGATGATTTGGAGTATTATTGAACCGATACAAAAAATTACAAAAGGAGATTTCTCCGTAAAAATACGAAATGAAGAAAAGTATGATGGAGAAATTGGGGTGCTCGTAAAGAGTATAAATGATATGACAGATGAACTGAATGCGATGGAGAAACTGCGCCAGGAGTTTGTATCGAATGTCTCTCATGAAATACAGTCACCATTAACGTCTATAAAAGGATTTGCTAGAGCGCTACAAGATAATAACCTTTCTGAAGAAAAAAGAAAGCATTACCTTACCATTATTGAAACTGAAACAACGAGATTATCTAAACTGAGTCAAAATTTACTGAAGCTAACTCTTTTAGAGTCGGAAGAGTATGTACCAGAAAGAGTGACTTATCGATTAGATCAGCAGTTAAAGCAAGTTGTATTAAATAGTGAACCACTTTGGGATGAAAAAGAAATTGAGTTAGACCTTGATTTAGAAAAAGTGCACATTATTGCCGACCAAGAAAGTATGAGTCAAGTATGGATAAATTTAATTCATAATAGTATTAAATTTACTCCAAGTAGTGGTACGATTACAATTCAGTTGAAAGAACACGAGGGATTCGTAGAAGTATGTATTCATGATACGGGAATTGGTATGTCAGAAGAACAGAAACAACATATTTTTGAGCGTTTTTATAAAGCGGATTCTTCACGGAACCGTGCTTATGGAGGAAGTGGCTTAGGTTTAGCGATTGTAAAAAAAGTACTCGATCTTCATCAAGGAGAAATAAAGGCCGAAAGTGAGGAAGGAAATGGTACAAAATTTATTGTGCGTATTCCTAATTATGAAGAAAAATAG
- a CDS encoding nitroreductase family protein yields MAKDFYSAIEDRRSIYAISKEQVVSDERIQEVIYHAVKHTPSAFNSQSARVVVLLGEQHDKLWNVTKETLRKIVPENNFAPTEEKMNAFKSGYGTVLYFEDSKVVESLQENFALYKDNFPTWSQQSSGMLQFAIWTALEIEGFGATLQHYNPLIDEEVRKEWDVPGNWKLTAQMPFGKPVVSAGDKEYQPLEARVKIYK; encoded by the coding sequence ATGGCAAAAGATTTTTACTCAGCAATTGAAGACAGAAGATCTATTTACGCGATTAGTAAAGAGCAAGTAGTTTCTGATGAAAGAATTCAAGAAGTGATTTATCATGCTGTGAAACATACACCTTCGGCTTTTAATTCTCAAAGTGCAAGAGTTGTTGTATTACTAGGTGAACAACACGACAAATTATGGAATGTTACGAAAGAAACGTTACGAAAAATTGTACCTGAAAATAATTTTGCACCTACTGAAGAAAAAATGAATGCATTTAAAAGTGGCTATGGAACAGTTTTGTATTTCGAAGATAGTAAAGTAGTAGAAAGTTTGCAAGAGAACTTTGCACTATACAAAGATAATTTTCCTACATGGTCTCAGCAATCTTCTGGAATGTTGCAATTTGCGATTTGGACAGCATTAGAGATTGAAGGTTTTGGTGCTACACTACAGCATTATAATCCGTTGATTGATGAAGAAGTAAGGAAAGAATGGGATGTACCTGGAAACTGGAAGTTAACTGCGCAAATGCCATTTGGTAAACCAGTAGTTTCTGCAGGAGATAAAGAATATCAGCCATTAGAAGCTCGTGTGAAAATTTACAAATAA